The following proteins come from a genomic window of Aequorivita marisscotiae:
- a CDS encoding exosortase F system-associated membrane protein, which produces MKKSLNIVSIVVLAGFLVLIRAFEHTLFYDPLLSFFEVDYKSMPLPQMDTFALQTGVALRFLLNTIISLAIIWQVFKDKEIIKFSLLLYSLLFVLFFMIFSFIIFTSEESSGHFVLFYVRRFLIQPLFLLLLVPAFYFQKYKTR; this is translated from the coding sequence ATGAAAAAGTCGTTAAACATAGTAAGTATAGTTGTTCTGGCGGGTTTTTTAGTTCTTATTCGAGCTTTTGAACATACGTTGTTTTACGATCCGCTTTTATCTTTTTTTGAAGTTGACTATAAAAGTATGCCGCTGCCACAAATGGACACGTTTGCGTTACAAACCGGGGTTGCGCTCCGATTTTTATTAAATACCATTATTTCCCTCGCAATTATATGGCAGGTATTTAAGGATAAAGAAATTATAAAGTTTTCACTCCTTCTTTACAGCCTTCTTTTTGTGCTGTTTTTTATGATCTTCAGCTTTATAATTTTTACTTCGGAAGAAAGTAGCGGCCACTTTGTATTGTTTTATGTTAGAAGGTTTTTAATTCAACCCTTATTTCTACTTTTATTAGTGCCAGCATTTTATTTTCAGAAATACAAAACTCGATGA